A part of Leishmania braziliensis MHOM/BR/75/M2904 complete genome, chromosome 30 genomic DNA contains:
- a CDS encoding conserved zinc-finger protein — MPFRFRLYDPPCDATSLSLVDTEALYNADGTSTRDIKEVTIREMGWHPVQLPKDWFRSHQALDTTRQLLKAMQCTIQYLKHCRKSEERRAQQVTAQLRRCEEERAAAFEALIELRETVALYKQQSRDVGPVQQRARSPPSRATLSRERHMVRSRGTESTTRQQACSFCANVYPSWRALDSHIRKRHKRSEGCVAMSATSAPLSLEVQKQQEHHKATTRAPTLAHQTPSDSLFVGNTPPVLHEAGRKWDDCSLREEISELRMSMAKLIEQQAMLYRGLSPSYVAAVPQQSADEAATAAAVVASTGPLPDLQQHGSGSREEEDILLRIQRDLLRTGTQLQQLQRAFESESAARGCGATDARGTLNLRDDLSQSEQRRQQLDSLKVPLGVRAVQELNPQNILHPPSLTESGHNAGAVRRRESVGDSLVIVSPITPLGAVTAMSHHALGSQEGTTPALAQKHVRAATCTVSESLHSNLSDPCSPSETQRPTGAVGTTLPSPLSALGIHVSSSGGDSAAAAAAAAVRRHENLIPQSTFHFPPSDSSVNAGNQSASREPETPTPLLPSSSFRGHLPWIVPDSATARIGTADAVSANRYGSAPRVEATSWESGGLLLGTKLEVPEQRKAFSTSTRQDAMPSPNITAAGREVNSKSGLVTATSTGAPQRCDIMRSSEAISPGEPCGRSSSTMQLLQVGVDTVHFAPSQLKVTQDKEQSGTHVPPREKPPPVTQTALTPAPNISGSVPSFGSTVADADRLQCLHAEAHGCIATGAGVAKRSSVGNVSESSPSRPRVPTVRVEESLVSTEQPACYSARKVIPVVHLVPEAPSELGNVLPQDPEKQRQEPMHGDALSPSAASLPPMLGLDGHFQHRMLPQEPQRRGGKEDSRERKTDSKEAYSYSVEMQPLEALTQDDAVDGLFSTRFDATMEEGSNMGDDGLGGLVMEDVSNDELADAAPHAAEKVRSAQLSTFGDAGVDGKVEVHRVTSCSFPGPTEGGKQTPSQADSPPVESVSEDYSYYTYSYSYSDDKEEAIVASQETNAVEFCIDDVRQKTPQASSISEGAAVGRSGLPFRADVTPAAHHTEALKFGTVKAQRQDVRTASAERLKKSDQSVKGNASQPTNQQEAPSRRQRAPANVKRGRVQVSDEIATVPLRKFSSLFASESQQVLKKPKGLFTRLFSKKGK; from the coding sequence ATGCCATTTCGCTTCCGCCTCTACGACCCACCTTGCGatgccacctctctctccctcgtcgaTACCGAGGCTCTGTACAACGCCGACGGCACCAGCACGAGGGATATAAAGGAGGTGACCATTCGCGAGATGGGCTGGCACCCCGTTCAGTTGCCGAAGGATTGGTTTCGCTCACATCAGGCACTTGACACCACCAGGCAGCTTCTCAAAGCGATGCAGTGCACCATTCAGTACCTGAAGCACTGCCGAAAAAGCGAGGAGAGGCGGGCGCAACAAGTGACTGCGCAGCTTCGACggtgcgaggaggagcgcgcaGCGGCCTTTGAAGCGCTCATAGAGCTCCGCGAGACTGTAGCACTGTACAAGCAGCAGTCCCGTGACGTCGGaccggtgcagcagcgtgctAGGTCGCCCCCATCGCGTGCAACTCTGTCCAGGGAGAGACACATGGTCCGTTCACGGGGAACTGAAAGCACAACGAGGCAGCAAGCGTGCAGTTTCTGCGCAAACGTGTACCCAAGCTGGCGCGCACTCGATTCGCACATCCGCAAGCGCCACAAGAGGTCAGAGGGGTGCGTGGCCATGTCAGCCACCtccgcgcctctctctctggagGTGCAAAAGCAGCAGGAACATCACAAGGCCACAACACGAGCTCCCACACTGGCGCATCAGACACCATCTGATAGTCTTTTCGTAGGCAACACCCCTCCGGTGCTGCACGAGGCTGGCAGAAAATGGGACGACTGTAGCTTGCGGGAGGAGATCAGTGAGCTGCGCATGTCAATGGCAAAGCTCATTGAGCAGCAAGCAATGCTGTACCGTGGCTTGTCACCGTCCTatgtggcagcggtgccgcagcagtcAGCAGACGAggcagccacggcggcggcggtagtggCAAGCACCGGTCCCCTTCCTGACCTGCAACAGCATGGTAGCGGTTcgcgcgaggaggaagacatcCTGCTTCGTATTCAGCGAGACCTGTTGCGCACCGGCACCCaacttcagcagctgcagcgcgccttCGAGAGTGAGAGCGCGGCGCGCGGATGTGGCGCCACAGATGCTCGTGGCACCCTCAACTTGAGAGACGACCTGTCGCAAAGCGAGCAGCGACGCCAGCAGCTTGATTCCTTAAAGGTGCCGCTAGGTGTGCGCGCTGTCCAAGAGCTAAACCCGCAAAACATTCTGCACCCCCCTTCACTGACCGAAAGCGGTCACAATGCTGGCGCGGTACGGCGACGGGAAAGCGTAGGGGACAGCCTCGTAATTGTTTCCCCTATCACTCCCCTGGGAGCGGTGACAGCAATGTCGCACCATGCGCTGGGGAGTCAAGAAGGTACGACTCCCGCACTCGCGCAGAAGCACGTGCGAGCGGCAACGTGTACTGTGTCAGAAAGTCTACACAGCAACCTCAGCGACCCCTGCTCCCCTTCCGAAACGCAGCGACCAACTGGCGCGGTTGGCACGACGTTGCCCTCTCCCTTGTCCGCACTGGGCATTCATgtaagcagcagcggcggcgacagcgctgctgctgctgctgctgctgctgtgcgacgCCATGAAAATCTCATTCCACAGTCGACTTTCCACTTCCCGCCCAGTGACTCAAGCGTCAACGCCGGCAATCAGTCGGCGTCACGGGAGCCTGAGACCccgacaccgctgctgccgagctCTTCCTTCCGAGGTCACTTACCGTGGATCGTGCCCGACTCGGCGACGGCGCGCATTGGCACAGCAGATGCGGTGTCGGCAAATCGCTACGGCTCTGCACCACGTGTGGAGGCTACATCATGGGAAAGTGGAGGCCTCCTTCTCGGCACAAAACTAGAGGTGCCGGAACAGCGAAAGGCGTTTTCAACTTCAACAAGACAAGACGCGATGCCGTCGCCAAACATCACAGCAGCCGGAAGAGAAGTGAACTCAAAAAGTGGACTTGTCACTGCCACGTCAACTGGAGCACCACAGCGTTGTGATATCATGAGGAGCAGCGAGGCAATATCGCCAGGGGAACCGTGCGGGCggtcgagcagcaccatgcagctgctgcaggttgGGGTGGATACGGTGCACTTTGCACCGAGCCAGCTGAAAGTGACACAGGATAAGGAACAGAGCGGTACCCACGTACCACCCCGCGAGAAGCCACCGCCGGTGACTCAGACCGCACTAACGCCGGCGCCGAATATATCTGGCAGTGTACCCTCCTTTGGCAGTACTGTGGCGGACGCTGACCGACTACAGTGCCTGCATGCGGAGGCGCACGGCTGCATAGCGACCGGCGCCggagtggcgaagcgcagcagcgttggTAATGTGAGTGAGAGCTCACCGAGCCGACCGCGAGTCCCCACGGTGCGAGTCGAGGAGTCGTTGGTGTCGACCGAACAACCTGCGTGCTACTCTGCACGGAAAGTGATTCCAGTCGTGCACCTGGTGCCGGAGGCGCCATCTGAGTTAGGGAACGTATTGCCACAGGATCCGGAAAAACAGAGGCAAGAGCCCATGCACGGTGacgcgctctctccctctgcagcCTCCTTACCGCCGATGCTCGGGTTGGACGGCCACTTTCAGCACAGGATGCTGCCCCAggagccgcagcgccgtggtGGCAAGGAGGACAGTCGCGAGAGGAAGACGGACTCGAAGGAGGCCTATTCCTACTCTGTCGAAATGCAGCCACTCGAGGCTTTGACGCAGGATGACGCCGTCGATGGACTCTTTAGCACTCGCTTCGACGCCACcatggaggagggcagcaaTATGGGAGACGATGGCTTAGGCGGCCTTGTCATGGAGGATGTGTCAAACGATGAGCTCGCGGATGCCGCCCCTCATGCAGCAGAGAAGGTACGCTCGGCTCAGCTATCCACTTTCGGCGACGCAGGCGTGGACGGGAAGGTGGAGGTGCATCGCGTCACGAGCTGCAGTTTCCCAGGGCCGACGGAGGGTGGCAAACAGACCCCAAGTCAAGCAGACTCGCCACCTGTGGAGTCAGTATCGGAGGATTACTCCTACTACACGTATTCTTATTCGTACTCGGAcgacaaggaggaggcgattgTAGCTTCTCAAGAAACGAATGCTGTTGAGTTTTGCATTGACGATGTCAGGCAAAAAACCCCGCAAGCGTCTTCCATCTCAGagggtgctgctgttggtcGGTCGGGGCTTCCTTTTCGCGCAGACGTGACGCCTGCGGCGCACCACACGGAGGCGCTGAAATTTGGAACAGTTAAGGCACAACGACAGGATGTCCGTACGGCAAGCGCAGAAAGGCTAAAGAAGTCAGACCAAAGCGTCAAAGGCAATGCGAGCCAGCCAACCAATCAGCAAGAGGCGCCGTCACGCAGGCAGCGGGCACCCGCCAATGTGAAGCGAGGAAGAGTGCAAGTC
- a CDS encoding putative sphingosine phosphate lyase-like protein yields the protein MTTISQYLNERLKYCSPTQVIIITLSCGVAVRIAVDCFRDGRLTKRTYQAVLRGIRSLAGPIIRKEVRKAVSVIKMPSKEGEFKALTLPKESRSEAEVLQLVTQLHKDLDLSYEEGGFSGTVYHGGTSYTAFINDVMAIFQWSNPLHSDIFGATRKMEAEIVSMVLHMFNGHLLPDAGGAVTSGGTESIMMALKTYRDWGRKTRGIEHPSVVAPITIHPAFDKGAEYFNINLIKVPVLADTGRVDPKEMEKYIRYDTIAIAASAPNFPHGVVDPIEEIAEIAYKHGIGMHVDCCLGGFIMPFLEKTGRAAPVVDFRNRGVTSISCDTHKYGYAPKGTSTVMYRSKELRSFQFCCIAEWPGGMYCSPAVSGSKPGNAIAGTWAAMVHMGEKGYVECCHKIVLARETMTTELRKLPYIRIIGEPTASVFAFTSSEIDIFLLGEALKLRGWVLNKLQFPCGLQFSVTLLQTPPAVTARFLRDVKEIGATLFAENKKLIAAGKKPIVGESSSTLYGTAQRIPDGTIVKDVLREFLSTYYQA from the coding sequence ATGACCACTATCTCCCAGTACCTCAACGAGCGACTGAAGTACTGCAGTCCAACGCAAGTTATCATCATCACCCTCAGTTGCGGCGTGGCAGTGCGCATTGCCGTAGACTGCTTCCGCGATGGCCGCTTAACGAAGCGCACCTACCAGGCGGTGTTGCGTGGAATCCGCTCCCTAGCGGGCCCCATCATCCGTAAGGAGGTCAGGAAAGCGGTAAGTGTGATTAAGATGCCGTCGAAGGAGGGTGAGTTCAAAGCCCTCACGCTACCGAAGGAGTCTCGCTCGGAGGCAGAGGTGCTACAGTTGGTCACCCAGCTTCACAAAGACCTCGATCTCAGCTACGAGGAGGGCGGCTTTAGCGGAACCGTCTACCACGGTGGTACGTCGTACACTGCCTTCATAAACGACGTCATGGCCATCTTCCAGTGGAGCAACCCGCTGCACAGCGACATCTTCGGCGCGACGCGCAAGATGGAGGCGGAGATTGTGTCCATGGTGTTGCATATGTTCAATGGCCATTTGCTTCCGGACGCCGGCGGTGCAGTGACATCCGGAGGCACGGAGAGCATCATGATGGCCCTCAAGACGTACCGCGACTGGGGACGCAAGACGCGGGGGATCGAACACCCATCTGTGGTGGCACCCATCACAATTCACCCCGCGTTTGACAAGGGCGCGGAGTACTTTAATATTAACCTCATCAAAGTCCCAGTGCTGGCAGACACCGGTCGCGTGGATCCAAAGGAGATGGAGAAATACATCCGATACGACACGATCGCCATCGCAGCGTCGGCACCAAACTTTCCGCATGGCGTGGTCGACCCCATCGAAGAGATTGCGGAGATCGCCTACAAACATGGCATCGGCATGCACGTTGACTGTTGCCTGGGCGGCTTCATCATGCCCTTCCTCGAGAAGACTGGCCGCGCGGCGCCCGTTGTGGACTTCCGCAACCGCGGCGTCACATCGATCTCGTGCGACACGCACAAATACGGCTACGCGCCAAAGGGGACGTCGACAGTGATGTACCGCTCGAAGGAATTGCGTAGCTTCCAGTTCTGCTGTATTGCCGAGTGGCCCGGTGGTATGTACTGCTCACCTGCGGTGAGCGGGTCGAAGCCAGGCAACGCCATTGCCGGCACATGGGCGGCAATGGTACACATGGGCGAAAAGGGCTACGTAGAGTGCTGCCACAAAATCGTCCTGGCACGCGAgacgatgacgacggagctgcgcaagctgcCTTACATCCGCATTATTGGCGAGCCAACCGCAAGCGTATTTGCCTTTACGAGCAGTGAGATCGACATATTCCTTCTTGGTGAAGCTCTCAAGTTACGTGGCTGGGTGCTCAACAAACTTCAGTTCCCATGCGGTTTGCAGTTTagtgtgacgctgctgcagacgccGCCGGCGGTCACAGCTCGCTTCTTGCGCGACGTGAAAGAGATTGGCGCCACTCTCTTTGCCGAGAACAAGAAGCTCATCGCCGCGGGGAAAAAGCCCATAGTCGGGGAATCGAGCAGCACGCTCTACGGCACAGCGCAACGCATTCCCGATGGCACGATTGTCAAGGACGTGCTCCGTGAGTTTCTCAGCACGTACTACCAAGCCTGA
- a CDS encoding conserved zinc-finger protein: MSARVITCGICFNVLNQPLTLECNHSFCAKCIRIRLAESGNSGLQCPLCGTSHTELHSHNLAQYADHEAEVYVEMLSRDMPDPPTCQWCETTTAKVQCGECRCVYCEECSIAVHRNSAKRDHAIGKLSESSRNFMRRCQLRGHEEYRAEFFCSQCRQICCAYCLQVGPHRDHLHVTVAAAAAEARQQLSRDMQSLVEVKHRLEQQAAEMNRVSVLYTDTYDAVENTVTERFETFKQQLMQRELEVRRTLTKLRDSGDATLTASRQQYLDKLNNINATLLQFRSIQNGGTDDEVLQRHSQLGNCLNTDLPAVTGSGFKVVDLGEMTLTSLGIDLDLQTVEHNQHILPRLNRSARLKDASKMSINSGASVFSFAGNLLSLPLRLTFPVDDDVEATVLAEGVRLRCVARGGGATQIGVRSKEMFRTLLGQFPEDRGVVSWQVRLDSISDSFIGVVERPSQAAQVPEGFYWKPTCAGVTDGRIGRYTTAVRHLPVCRNGDHVRFVYDGDEGSLRVIINDRDDCGVVVADLHPRIAACFIFYPSESLTVLF, from the coding sequence ATGTCTGCACGTGTCATCACGTGTGGCATCTGCTTCAATGTGCTGAACCAACCGCTAACACTCGAGTGCAACCACTCTTTCTGCGCCAAGTGCATCCGCATACGACTGGCCGAgagcggcaacagcggctTGCAGTGCCCACTATGCGGTACGTCTCACACCGAGCTCCACTCGCATAACCTCGCCCAGTACGCAGACCACGAGGCGGAGGTGTACGTTGAGATGTTGTCACGCGACATGCCCGATCCGCCGACATGCCAGTGGTGCGAGACGACGACAGCTAAAGTGCAGTGCGGTGAGTGCAGGTGTGTGTACTGTGAGGAGTGCTCCATTGCGGTGCACAGGAACAGTGCCAAACGTGATCATGCCATTGGCAAGCTTAGCGAGTCGAGTCGCAACTTCATGCGTCGATGTCAGCTGCGCGGGCATGAGGAGTACCGAGCCGAGTTTTTCTGCTCCCAGTGCCGACAGATTTGTTGCGCCTACTGCCTACAGGTTGGACCGCATCGCGACCACCTCCACGTAACGGtagcggcagccgctgcagaggcgcgGCAGCAACTGTCGCGTGACATGCAATCTCTCGTCGAGGTGAAGCACCGACTTGAGCAACAGGCGGCAGAGATGAATCGTGTCTCGGTGCTCTACACTGACACCTATGATGCTGTTGAGAACACGGTGACAGAACGCTTTGAGACGTtcaagcagcagctcatGCAGCGCGAGTTGGAGGTACGGCGCACCCTGACAAAACTTCGCGATAGTGGTGATGCCACCTTGACAGCGTCGCGACAGCAATACCTCGACAAGCTAAACAACATCAACGCTACTCTCCTGCAGTTTCGCTCGATTCAGAACGGCGGCACAGacgacgaggtgctgcagcggcactcACAGTTAGGCAACTGCCTCAATACCGATCTTCCTGCCGTGACTGGGAGCGGCTTCAAGGTGGTTGACCTGGGCGAGATGACTTTGACAAGCCTCGGCATTGATCTAGATTTGCAAACAGTAGAGCACAACCAACACATCCTTCCTAGATTGAACCGATCTGCCAGGCTTAAAGACGCAAGCAAGATGTCCATCAATAGTGGTGCCTCtgtcttctccttcgctggcaatcttctctctctgcccctccgACTCACATTCCCCGTTGACGACGATGTGGAGGCGACCGTACTAGCGGAAGGAGTTCGACTGCGCTGTGTcgcgcgcggcggtggcgctacGCAGATTGGGGTACGCAGCAAAGAGATGTTCCGCACACTCCTTGGGCAGTTCCCAGAGGACCGCGGTGTGGTCTCGTGGCAAGTGCGTCTCGACTccatctccgactccttcatAGGCGTGGTGGAAAGGCCATCGCAGGCAGCTCAGGTGCCGGAGGGGTTCTACTGGAAACCAACCTGCGCCGGCGTGACTGACGGCCGAATCGGCCGCTACACCACTGCAGTGCGCCACCTCCCTGTATGCCGTAACGGCGACCACGTTCGCTTCGTGTACGACGGTGATGAAGGCAGCCTTCGAGTTATCATCAACGACCGTGACGATTGTGGCGTCGTGGTGGCGGACCTGCACCCCCGCATCGCTGCCTGCTTCATCTTCTATCCCTCCGAGTCTCTCACCGTCCTCTTCTAG
- a CDS encoding ADP-ribosylation factor-like protein, giving the protein MLRGLRSRMKRENEPRVLILGLDNAGKTTILNKLGVAEKHPVEAPEGPTQGFNVIDVNRGGKCAKLCDLGGQRVLREFWEDYYANTDCIMYVVDSSDQRRLHEAHEVFVDVVKGVPSVPVLVLANKQDLATAKNPQMVAEALELSDYRDRRWHIQGCSAKSGDGLEEGVAWIFEACNVK; this is encoded by the coding sequence ATGCTCCGCGGTCTGCGCAGTCGCATGAAGCGCGAGAACGAGCCTCGCGTTCTGATCCTAGGGCTTGATAACGCGGGCAAGACAACAATTCTGAACAAGCTAGGTGTGGCTGAGAAGCACCCGGTAGAGGCACCTGAGGGGCCGACGCAGGGATTCAACGTCATAGATGTGAACCGCGGCGGCAAGTGCGCCAAGCTCTGCGATTTAGGTGGTCAGCGTGTCCTGCGCGAGTTCTGGGAAGACTATTACGCGAACACGGACTGTATCATGTATGTCGTCGACTCCTCCGACCAGCGGCGCCTGCACGAGGCGCATGAAGTATTTGTTGATGTGGTGAAGGGTGTGCCGAGCGTGCCTGTCCTGGTGCTGGCAAACAAGCAAGACTTGGCCACCGCTAAAAATCCGCAGATGGTGGCCGAAGCGCTGGAGCTGAGCGACTACCGAGACCGCCGCTGGCACATTCAAGGGTGTAGCGCGAAGTCTGGAGACGGTCTCGAGGAGGGCGTTGCGTGGATCTTCGAGGCCTGCAATGTCAAGTAG
- a CDS encoding pre-mRNA cleavage complex II Clp1-like protein, translating to MQSCKTHTSLHLSQEVVTIQWSAGQEGGAVLLLSGKVELFRSPLTRNLRYVFPAETCVVLEAFGDAVLWIEGDATTVQTPMSGVLDEIHALLDTARVDAMLAIDERRKKALLSSEELRDSWQGPRVLVVGENQWEREVVSRTLLNLAVRHGSPYGMCYVDVDVEMPMVGCPGTVSAAFVEEPVTAPEDFNGMMPLTFFHGAASVTTATRKRYLDLCACAAQAATSLGFANSKFEAGGFLIHSLSPSTEIQHDVLSDLLSIFSVTHVVITGADRELENFLYNAVLGRTVQFVRVPKLAGVLPPTASGAEKRRRAQLARYFFGTTRTSLMPVRGVARISELVLLHSETFEPLSWRELPDLCLAAVVWADTAASAAEANVAGFVALLEVGKQFVSFLAPSGGELPKPFLVVSPSLHLPRELVLPLPVL from the coding sequence ATGCAGTCGTGTAAGACGCACACCTCACTTCATCTCAGCCAAGAGGTCGTTACGATACAATGGAGTGCAGGGCaagaaggcggtgctgttcTGCTCCTCAGCGGGAAAGTAGAGCTGTTTCGCAGTCCCCTGACTCGAAACCTACGCTACGTCTTTCCAGCGGAGACGTGTGTTGTGCTAGAGGCATTTGGTGATGCTGTTCTGTGGATCGAAGGAGACGCGACTACCGTGCAGACTCCGATGAGCGGCGTGCTCGATGAGATCCACGCACTGCTGGACACGGCGCGCGTGGATGCAATGTTGGCCATTGACGAACGCCGCAAGAAAGCCTTGCTGAGCTCCGAGGAGCTAAGAGACTCTTGGCAGGGCCCTCGTGTTCTTGTTGTGGGCGAGAACCAGTGGGAGCGTGAGGTGGTGTCACGGACGCTCCTCAATCTCGCGGTTCGCCACGGTAGCCCGTACGGCATGTGCTACGTGGACGTGGACGTGGAGATGCCAATGGTGGGTTGTCCAGGTACCGTCTCCGCTGCCTTTGTAGAGGAGCCTGTGACAGCGCCAGAGGACTTCAATGGGATGATGCCGCTGACTTTCTTCCACGGCGCGGCCTCTGTCACAACTGCGACGCGGAAGCGCTACTTGGAtctgtgcgcctgcgcggcgcAAGCGGCCACCTCACTCGGGTTCGCCAATTCTAAATTTGAGGCTGGCGGCTTCTTGATCCACTCGTTGTCTCCCTCCACCGAGATCCAGCACGACGTGTTGAGTGACCTCCTCTCCATTTTTTCGGTCACGCACGTCGTGATCACCGGAGCGGACAGGGAACTGGAAAATTTTCTTTACAACGCTGTCTTGGGACGCACGGTGCAGTTTGTGCGGGTGCCAAAGCTGGCAGGCGTGCTACCCCCCACCGCGTCCGGTGCGGAGAAGCGCCGGCGCGCGCAGTTAGCACGCTACTTTTTTGGCACCACGCGTACCTCTTTGATGCCAGTGCGTGGCGTGGCACGAATATCCGAATTGGTTCTCCTCCACTCGGAAACATTCGAGCCGCTAAGCTGGAGAGAGCTGCCGGACCTGTGTCTTGCTGCCGTCGTCTGGGCAGACACGGCGGCGTCTGCTGCCGAAGCAAACGTGGCGGGTTTTGTCGCCCTGCTGGAGGTTGGCAAGCAATTTGTCAGCTTCCTTGCCCCATCCGGTGGCGAGCTACCCAAGCCATTTTTGGTGGTCTCGCCGTCCCTGCACCTGCCACGTGAACTCGTGCTGCCCTTGCCAGTACTGTAG